From Pseudomonas alcaligenes, a single genomic window includes:
- a CDS encoding BatD family protein, with protein MSRLLCALLFCLLSLQTSAASLSATVDRARLSEGESLDLILESDDATLFGKPDLAPLDQQFEVLSTRQENNLSTVAGKVQSSTRWIITLLPRQTGFVVIPPLKLGDASSQSITLQVLKGGSADANGTLAPIFIDASLDQDAVYVQAQVVLTLRIFHSVSLFDDSSLTQLSIPDARVEQLGEPRVYEKTINDVRHGVIEVRYAIFPQKSGELTIPSQVFSATPVERGATDDYNPFGPRPGRLTRVKSPQIPLTVKPKPADYPADAPWLPARALSLSEAWSPEPDKASVGDSLTRNIMLRVEGLSSAQLPPLPASQAQGLRRYPDQPQLHNESGERGLIGSREEHEALVPSQSGRIELPELQVVWWNTREDRLEHSSLPARTLEVASNPVLDAEAPVDSPVAAHAGDAPLLWPWQLATALLALTTLLGFGLWWRARRQPAILPSAQTGPSPRTLLDDLKRACQANDSQATRQALDAWARQQPETLADMAARFVPLSDALDGLNGALYSETGQHWQGEGLWKAIRSLPALEAAAGPQETSPLPPLYPR; from the coding sequence ATGAGCCGTCTGCTTTGCGCCCTCCTCTTCTGCCTGCTGAGCCTGCAGACCAGCGCCGCCAGTCTGTCCGCCACCGTGGATCGCGCCCGCCTGAGCGAAGGGGAAAGCCTCGACCTGATCCTCGAATCGGACGACGCCACCCTGTTCGGCAAGCCGGATCTGGCGCCCCTCGACCAGCAGTTCGAGGTGCTCAGCACCCGCCAGGAAAACAACCTCTCCACCGTCGCCGGCAAGGTGCAGTCCAGCACCCGCTGGATCATTACCCTGCTGCCCCGGCAGACCGGCTTCGTGGTGATCCCGCCGCTCAAGCTCGGTGATGCCAGCAGCCAGTCGATCACCCTGCAGGTGCTCAAGGGCGGCAGCGCCGATGCCAACGGCACGCTGGCGCCGATCTTCATCGACGCCAGCCTGGATCAGGACGCCGTCTACGTGCAGGCCCAGGTGGTGCTGACCCTGCGCATCTTCCACTCGGTGTCGCTGTTCGACGACAGCAGCCTGACCCAGCTCAGCATCCCCGATGCCCGGGTCGAGCAGCTCGGCGAGCCGCGGGTCTACGAGAAGACCATCAACGATGTACGCCACGGCGTGATCGAGGTGCGCTACGCGATCTTCCCGCAGAAGAGCGGCGAGCTGACCATCCCCTCCCAGGTGTTCAGCGCCACCCCGGTCGAGCGCGGCGCAACCGATGACTACAACCCGTTCGGCCCGCGCCCCGGTCGCCTGACCCGGGTCAAGTCGCCGCAGATTCCGCTGACGGTCAAGCCCAAGCCGGCCGACTACCCGGCCGACGCGCCCTGGCTGCCGGCCCGCGCCCTGAGCCTGAGCGAGGCCTGGAGCCCGGAGCCGGACAAGGCCAGCGTCGGCGACTCGCTGACCCGCAACATCATGCTGCGCGTCGAGGGTCTGTCCAGCGCCCAGCTGCCGCCACTGCCAGCCAGCCAAGCCCAAGGCCTGCGGCGCTATCCGGATCAACCGCAGCTGCACAACGAGAGCGGCGAGCGCGGCCTGATCGGCAGCCGCGAAGAACACGAGGCCCTGGTGCCGAGCCAGAGCGGGCGCATCGAACTGCCGGAACTGCAGGTGGTGTGGTGGAACACCCGCGAGGATCGCCTGGAGCACAGCAGCCTGCCGGCCCGTACCCTGGAGGTGGCGAGCAATCCGGTGCTGGACGCCGAGGCCCCGGTGGACAGCCCGGTAGCGGCCCACGCCGGCGACGCCCCGCTGCTGTGGCCCTGGCAGCTGGCCACCGCGCTGCTGGCGCTGACCACCCTGCTCGGCTTCGGCCTGTGGTGGCGTGCGCGCCGCCAGCCGGCGATTCTGCCCAGCGCGCAGACCGGCCCCAGCCCACGCACCCTGCTCGACGACCTCAAGCGCGCCTGTCAGGCCAACGACAGCCAGGCCACCCGCCAGGCCCTGGATGCCTGGGCGCGCCAGCAACCGGAAACCCTGGCTGACATGGCCGCGCGCTTCGTGCCGCTGTCCGATGCCCTGGATGGCCTCAATGGCGCGCTCTACAGCGAGACGGGCCAGCACTGGCAAGGTGAAGGCCTGTGGAAAGCCATCCGCAGCCTGCCCGCCCTGGAAGCCGCGGCTGGCCCCCAGGAAACCAGCCCGCTACCGCCGCTGTACCCACGCTGA
- a CDS encoding VWA domain-containing protein, with translation MELAQLWPHWQRPWWLLLLPLLVWLLWQLWHRERRSGRWQLLLPPAFQAALLSGGRARNNHLPWIALGLAWLLAGLALLGPSWQRIELASQKRADPLVVLLELTPAMLATDASPNRLEQAKRKLLDLLQARDEAQTAIIVYAGSAHTLVPLSDDLGTARNLLDALKPSLMPEPGRRADLAVSKALQLLEQGAQGQGRLLLIGSELDDNERRAIRTALGNHGERLAILGIGTPQGAPILGADGSFLKDSAGSILLPRLDSSGLKRFAGELGGRYRQARPDDRDLQGLGLLDGPQSLREDGEPTQLAAWADQGHWLLLPLLLLAACAGRRGWLFCLPLLLALPQPSQAFELRDLWLRPDQQGQRLLQAQQPKEAAARFSDPRWQGEALYRAGDYSAAAERFAQGDSAADHYNRGNALAKSNELAAALDAYEQALERQPDLQPALRNKALVEQLLQQQKQQQANQPQQSEQQGQQGQQGQQGQQGQQDQQQNAGGQAQNDAQGNPQQQSTTQQATTQPGDHSAASEQAQAGQDATAQNSSGEAQADKPADASQGSAQGQAQAAQASARPLGDEQRDALEQWLRQIPDDPGELLRRKFLYEQKQRQEQSR, from the coding sequence ATGGAGCTCGCCCAACTCTGGCCACACTGGCAACGCCCGTGGTGGCTGCTCCTGCTACCGCTGCTGGTCTGGCTGCTCTGGCAACTGTGGCACCGCGAGCGCCGCAGCGGGCGCTGGCAACTGCTGCTGCCGCCGGCCTTTCAGGCCGCCCTGCTGTCCGGCGGGCGGGCGCGCAACAACCACCTGCCGTGGATCGCCCTCGGCCTGGCCTGGCTGCTGGCCGGCCTGGCCCTGCTCGGGCCGAGCTGGCAGCGCATCGAGCTGGCCAGCCAGAAACGCGCCGACCCGCTGGTGGTGCTGCTCGAACTGACCCCGGCGATGCTTGCCACCGACGCCTCGCCCAATCGCCTGGAGCAGGCCAAGCGCAAGCTGCTCGACCTGCTGCAGGCGCGCGACGAAGCGCAGACCGCGATCATCGTCTATGCCGGCAGCGCCCACACCCTGGTGCCGCTGTCCGACGACCTGGGCACCGCGCGCAACCTGCTCGACGCCCTCAAGCCCTCGCTGATGCCCGAACCCGGCCGGCGCGCCGACCTGGCCGTGAGCAAGGCCCTGCAGCTGCTCGAACAGGGCGCCCAGGGCCAGGGCCGGCTGCTGCTGATCGGCAGCGAACTGGACGATAACGAACGCCGCGCCATCCGCACGGCCCTGGGCAACCACGGCGAGCGCCTGGCCATCCTCGGCATCGGCACGCCCCAGGGCGCGCCCATCCTCGGAGCCGACGGCAGCTTCCTCAAGGACAGCGCCGGCAGCATCCTCCTGCCGCGCCTGGACAGCAGCGGCCTCAAACGCTTCGCCGGCGAACTGGGCGGGCGCTACCGCCAGGCCCGCCCGGACGACCGCGACCTGCAGGGTCTGGGCCTGCTCGACGGCCCGCAGAGCCTGCGCGAGGATGGCGAGCCGACCCAGCTGGCAGCCTGGGCCGACCAGGGCCACTGGCTGCTGCTGCCGCTGCTGCTGCTCGCCGCCTGCGCCGGCCGCCGCGGCTGGCTGTTCTGCCTGCCGCTGCTGCTGGCCCTGCCGCAGCCGAGCCAGGCCTTCGAGCTGCGCGACCTGTGGCTGCGCCCGGATCAGCAGGGCCAGCGCCTGCTGCAAGCCCAGCAGCCGAAAGAGGCTGCCGCACGCTTCAGCGATCCGCGCTGGCAGGGTGAGGCGCTGTACCGCGCCGGCGACTACAGCGCAGCAGCCGAACGTTTCGCCCAGGGCGACAGCGCCGCCGACCACTACAACCGCGGCAATGCCCTGGCCAAGAGCAACGAGCTGGCCGCCGCCCTCGACGCCTACGAGCAGGCCCTTGAGCGTCAGCCCGACCTGCAGCCGGCGCTGCGCAACAAGGCGCTGGTGGAGCAGTTGCTGCAGCAGCAGAAACAGCAGCAGGCCAACCAGCCACAGCAGTCCGAACAACAGGGACAACAAGGGCAACAAGGGCAACAAGGGCAACAAGGCCAGCAGGATCAGCAGCAGAACGCCGGCGGCCAGGCGCAGAACGATGCCCAGGGCAATCCGCAGCAGCAGTCCACCACGCAGCAGGCCACTACCCAGCCAGGCGACCACAGCGCCGCCAGTGAGCAGGCCCAGGCCGGCCAGGATGCCACGGCGCAGAACAGCAGCGGCGAAGCGCAGGCCGACAAGCCCGCCGACGCCAGCCAGGGCAGCGCGCAAGGCCAGGCCCAGGCGGCCCAGGCCAGCGCCCGGCCGCTCGGCGACGAGCAGCGCGACGCCCTGGAACAATGGCTGCGGCAGATCCCCGACGACCCGGGCGAGCTGCTGCGGCGCAAATTCCTCTACGAACAGAAACAGCGCCAGGAACAGTCCCGATGA